In Deltaproteobacteria bacterium HGW-Deltaproteobacteria-2, the following are encoded in one genomic region:
- a CDS encoding aldolase, whose protein sequence is MIYKDKNQLQNGCAKIIELDGNDVRILDENRLQSELIDDLIYTAVFSPDQATQEASRWLIRRAGAALGIISASIQSVYEAMGRGELKGFTVPAINIRGITYDTAQAVFRAIIKGQVGPVIFEIARSEIGYTSQKPLEYTCAVTAAAIKTGYHGPIFLQGDHFQINAKKFAADAVKETQAVKNLIWEAIEAGFYNIDIDTSTLVDLAKATTKEQQKTNYSLAAELTTMIRDLEPEGITVSVGGEIGEVGGKNSTVEELQAFMEGYLEELKKGGESLKGISKISVQTGTTHGGVPLADGSVAKVKIDFAVLEKLSALARSQYGLAGAVQHGASTLPNEAFDNFPAMGTAEIHLATGFQNIIYDSPNFPGDLREKLYEYIKKEMKDEWKEKDTEEQFIYKTRKKGFGPFKLDMWNLPAETRKKLGAELEKQFSFLFEKLKVNSTQDVIKKYVRPIDVQIELPAALKG, encoded by the coding sequence ATGATTTACAAAGACAAGAATCAGTTACAAAATGGGTGTGCTAAGATAATTGAACTGGATGGCAATGATGTCCGCATTCTGGATGAAAATAGACTTCAAAGTGAACTCATTGATGATTTGATTTACACAGCGGTATTCAGTCCTGATCAGGCGACTCAGGAGGCTTCTCGCTGGCTGATACGGCGCGCGGGCGCGGCTTTGGGAATTATTTCTGCTTCGATTCAATCTGTTTATGAGGCAATGGGACGAGGAGAACTGAAAGGCTTCACGGTTCCGGCGATTAACATTCGGGGAATAACGTACGATACGGCTCAGGCTGTTTTTCGCGCAATAATTAAAGGTCAGGTAGGTCCGGTTATTTTCGAGATTGCCCGTTCCGAGATAGGTTATACGTCGCAAAAGCCTCTTGAATATACTTGCGCTGTAACCGCTGCCGCGATCAAAACCGGATATCACGGCCCGATTTTCCTCCAGGGCGATCACTTCCAAATTAATGCTAAGAAGTTTGCCGCTGATGCCGTTAAAGAAACGCAGGCGGTAAAAAACTTAATTTGGGAAGCGATTGAAGCCGGATTTTACAATATTGATATAGACACTTCCACCCTGGTGGACCTGGCAAAAGCAACCACCAAAGAGCAGCAAAAGACAAACTACAGCCTAGCGGCGGAGCTTACCACTATGATACGCGATTTAGAGCCTGAAGGAATTACTGTATCCGTAGGCGGTGAAATCGGCGAGGTCGGCGGTAAAAACAGCACGGTTGAAGAACTCCAGGCTTTTATGGAAGGGTATCTGGAAGAACTCAAAAAAGGCGGTGAATCGCTTAAAGGAATAAGTAAAATCAGCGTCCAGACGGGAACAACGCATGGAGGCGTTCCTCTGGCGGACGGCAGCGTGGCCAAAGTTAAAATTGATTTTGCGGTTTTGGAGAAATTATCCGCGCTGGCGCGTTCTCAATACGGCCTCGCCGGAGCGGTCCAGCACGGTGCATCTACTCTGCCCAATGAAGCCTTTGATAACTTTCCGGCTATGGGCACAGCTGAAATTCATCTGGCAACTGGTTTCCAGAACATCATTTACGACAGTCCTAATTTCCCCGGAGATTTAAGAGAAAAACTTTATGAGTACATAAAAAAAGAAATGAAGGACGAATGGAAAGAAAAAGATACCGAGGAACAATTTATTTACAAGACGCGTAAGAAAGGATTCGGTCCGTTCAAACTGGACATGTGGAATCTTCCGGCGGAAACGCGCAAAAAGTTGGGCGCCGAATTAGAAAAACAATTCTCATTCTTATTCGAAAAGCTCAAAGTGAATTCGACACAGGACGTCATTAAAAAATATGTTCGTCCGATAGATGTGCAAATAGAGTTGCCTGCTGCCCTGAAGGGCTAA
- a CDS encoding nitroreductase, which produces MFKKTFLTGTVVLIIVSFITALWAAELSPIKLPPPNLKSGKSLMQALQARKSSRDFSTRKLPVEVLSNLLWAANGINRQESGKRTAPSAVNWQEVDIYVAMADGLYLYNAKEHTLKPVIKNDIRELTGKQAFVKEAPVNLIYVADYTRMGKANAEERNFYSAADTGFIAQNVYLYCASEGLATVIRGSIDRDVLAKAMRLSDNQKIIMSQTVGYPE; this is translated from the coding sequence ATGTTTAAGAAAACATTTTTAACAGGCACTGTAGTGTTAATTATAGTTTCATTTATTACAGCATTATGGGCAGCGGAATTATCACCCATCAAACTGCCGCCGCCGAATCTGAAGAGTGGTAAATCGTTGATGCAAGCTCTGCAGGCTAGAAAATCATCGAGGGATTTCAGTACAAGAAAACTGCCGGTAGAAGTTCTTTCCAATCTGCTCTGGGCTGCCAATGGAATTAACAGGCAGGAATCAGGGAAAAGAACCGCTCCTTCCGCTGTAAATTGGCAGGAAGTTGATATTTATGTTGCCATGGCCGACGGCCTCTATCTTTATAATGCCAAGGAACACACATTAAAACCGGTTATCAAAAACGATATCCGGGAGCTGACGGGCAAGCAGGCTTTTGTAAAAGAAGCGCCTGTAAATTTAATATATGTCGCCGATTATACCAGAATGGGCAAAGCTAACGCAGAAGAAAGAAATTTCTACTCGGCCGCAGATACCGGGTTTATTGCGCAGAATGTTTATTTATACTGTGCCTCAGAGGGGCTGGCAACGGTCATCAGAGGTTCGATCGATAGAGATGTTCTGGCAAAAGCTATGCGGCTTAGTGATAATCAAAAGATTATTATGTCGCAGACTGTAGGCTATCCGGAATAA
- a CDS encoding DNA-binding protein HU (histone-like DNA-binding protein), translated as MNKAQLIDEVAKVTCTKKEAEQALDATFAAIQKALKKGATVTLVGFGTFRVSKRKARTGRNPQTGAAIKIAAKKVPVFKAGKGLKDAVK; from the coding sequence ATGAACAAAGCTCAATTGATCGATGAAGTGGCAAAAGTTACCTGTACTAAGAAAGAAGCCGAACAGGCACTAGACGCAACATTTGCGGCAATCCAGAAAGCACTTAAGAAAGGCGCTACTGTTACGCTTGTTGGTTTTGGTACATTTCGTGTAAGTAAGAGAAAAGCCCGCACAGGCAGGAATCCCCAGACGGGAGCGGCCATTAAGATTGCCGCAAAGAAGGTTCCTGTATTTAAAGCAGGGAAAGGTCTGAAAGACGCGGTAAAGTAG
- a CDS encoding alcohol dehydrogenase, whose product MKAAILEKISSLEENKQPLKMVELPKPVVGAEEILVKVSACGICHTELDEIEGRTRPSKLPIIPGHQVVGTVAQRGNLARKFDIGARVGIGWINYACGQCPACISENENLCSDFRATGRDVHGGYAQYLAIAEDFAFAIPAVFSDVQAAPLLCAGAIGYRSLRLANLADGQRLGLAGFGASAHLVLKMVRYRYPHTKIFVFARNKDEQTFARDLGAVWAGDISAQSPKKLNAIIDTTPVWKTIIDTLKNLEPAGRLVINAIRKEDRDKNHLMQLDYGDHLWLEKEIKSVANVTRQDIEEFLTLAALIPIIPEVEEYPLNEANRALVEIKEGKIRGAKVLRINGH is encoded by the coding sequence ATGAAAGCGGCAATCTTAGAGAAGATATCCAGTTTAGAAGAAAACAAACAACCTTTGAAAATGGTTGAATTGCCTAAGCCTGTGGTTGGGGCGGAAGAAATTCTGGTAAAAGTATCTGCCTGCGGCATTTGTCACACGGAATTGGATGAGATCGAAGGAAGAACTCGTCCATCGAAGCTACCAATCATTCCAGGGCATCAAGTAGTCGGCACGGTTGCCCAAAGAGGTAATCTGGCAAGAAAATTTGATATTGGCGCCAGAGTTGGAATAGGTTGGATTAACTATGCTTGCGGTCAGTGCCCGGCATGTATTTCCGAAAATGAAAATCTTTGCTCTGATTTCAGGGCAACCGGCAGAGATGTCCACGGCGGTTATGCCCAATATTTGGCGATCGCGGAGGATTTTGCTTTCGCTATTCCGGCTGTTTTTTCCGATGTTCAGGCAGCTCCGCTATTGTGTGCCGGAGCTATAGGGTATCGGTCGCTACGTTTGGCTAATTTAGCCGATGGACAACGGTTGGGACTGGCTGGCTTTGGCGCGTCCGCTCATCTGGTATTGAAGATGGTTCGTTACCGCTACCCTCACACGAAAATATTCGTTTTTGCCCGTAATAAAGATGAACAGACTTTTGCCCGTGATCTGGGTGCTGTTTGGGCGGGGGATATAAGTGCCCAATCACCTAAAAAACTTAATGCCATTATCGATACGACGCCTGTGTGGAAAACGATTATAGACACTTTGAAAAATCTGGAACCGGCCGGGAGATTAGTCATTAACGCTATCCGTAAAGAAGACAGAGACAAGAATCATCTTATGCAACTGGATTATGGTGATCATCTATGGCTGGAAAAAGAAATAAAAAGCGTAGCCAATGTGACACGCCAGGATATCGAAGAATTCTTAACTCTGGCTGCTCTGATACCAATAATACCGGAAGTGGAAGAATATCCGCTTAACGAAGCCAATCGTGCTCTTGTCGAAATAAAAGAAGGCAAAATCCGCGGTGCTAAAGTTTTGAGAATAAATGGCCACTGA
- a CDS encoding bifunctional ADP-dependent NAD(P)H-hydrate dehydratase/NAD(P)H-hydrate epimerase, whose product MKITSVDEMRFMDRYAIEKLNIAEEILMENAGMAAVHVLKDKIGIQDKKYVIFCGSGNNGGDGLVIARLLNSHGGCVKVFLIGDVSKYQGAAKTNFSIIAQLPIEVIRLESAAAAKKEVAHCDAVIDAIFGTGLDRSISGLAEEVITLINKSKKKVLSLDIPSGINGNTGEVMGIAIRADYTVTFGLPKIGNMFYPGYGLGGELFVSYISFPPSLTEDNKLKVATNDYVALPQRSVEAYKGSMGDVLFIAGAANYYGAPYFAAMSFLKSGGGYARLAAPRSVVPVVAKRGREMVYLPQEETETRSIALKNKKTLLDVAAKVDMVVIGPGLSLQEETVKLVRELTEKIKVPLLIDGDGLTAIAENPGILRNRKAATILTPHMGEMARLTGCSAAQINSDKVTFLRETAARLKATIVLKGAHSLIGKPDSNVYINLSGNAGMATAGSGDVLTGCIAAMYGMGLKPDEAVRKGVFLHGYAGDLAAAKKGVDGITATDIMEFLPKALKHDREEIIEAKYYNPPVIF is encoded by the coding sequence ATGAAGATAACCAGTGTTGACGAAATGCGTTTTATGGATCGTTACGCCATAGAGAAGCTAAATATCGCCGAAGAAATTCTCATGGAAAATGCAGGTATGGCAGCGGTGCATGTATTGAAAGATAAAATCGGCATACAAGACAAAAAATATGTTATCTTTTGCGGTTCCGGTAATAACGGTGGTGACGGACTGGTAATTGCCCGCCTGCTTAATTCCCATGGCGGCTGCGTAAAAGTCTTTTTAATTGGCGATGTCAGTAAGTATCAGGGAGCAGCTAAGACAAACTTCTCTATAATTGCGCAACTACCTATAGAAGTAATTAGACTGGAAAGTGCCGCGGCAGCCAAAAAAGAAGTTGCCCATTGTGATGCGGTTATTGATGCCATTTTCGGTACGGGTCTTGATCGATCGATTAGCGGCCTGGCGGAAGAAGTGATTACACTGATTAACAAAAGTAAAAAGAAAGTTTTATCTCTCGATATTCCCTCCGGTATTAACGGCAATACCGGCGAAGTAATGGGAATAGCTATCAGAGCTGATTATACCGTTACTTTCGGTTTGCCCAAAATCGGCAACATGTTTTATCCGGGTTATGGGCTTGGCGGGGAATTGTTTGTCAGTTACATTTCTTTTCCACCATCGCTAACTGAAGATAACAAGTTAAAAGTTGCAACCAATGATTATGTAGCTCTTCCTCAGCGATCTGTCGAAGCTTATAAAGGTTCAATGGGAGATGTTCTCTTTATTGCGGGAGCGGCTAACTATTACGGAGCTCCTTATTTCGCGGCCATGTCCTTTTTAAAATCAGGTGGCGGTTACGCTCGCCTTGCCGCGCCCCGATCAGTTGTTCCTGTTGTGGCGAAGCGGGGTAGAGAAATGGTCTATTTACCGCAGGAAGAGACAGAAACGCGCAGCATTGCCCTGAAAAATAAAAAAACTTTGCTTGATGTTGCGGCAAAAGTTGATATGGTCGTCATTGGTCCGGGTCTTTCCCTACAAGAAGAAACAGTAAAGCTTGTCAGGGAATTGACAGAGAAAATAAAAGTGCCGTTACTCATCGATGGCGATGGTCTTACGGCGATTGCGGAAAATCCCGGAATATTGCGCAACCGTAAAGCAGCGACAATCCTGACGCCGCACATGGGCGAAATGGCGCGGCTCACCGGTTGCTCAGCAGCCCAAATCAATAGTGATAAGGTTACATTTCTGCGGGAAACTGCAGCAAGACTCAAAGCAACGATTGTTTTGAAAGGTGCGCATTCGCTGATTGGCAAACCAGATAGCAATGTTTATATCAATTTGAGCGGTAACGCCGGTATGGCAACAGCCGGTTCGGGCGATGTTCTTACCGGCTGTATTGCGGCAATGTATGGCATGGGATTAAAACCTGATGAGGCGGTGCGCAAGGGAGTATTTCTTCACGGCTATGCCGGGGATCTGGCTGCGGCAAAAAAAGGCGTCGACGGCATCACGGCAACGGATATCATGGAATTCCTGCCGAAAGCGCTGAAGCATGACCGCGAAGAAATTATTGAGGCGAAATATTATAATCCACCGGTAATATTTTAG
- a CDS encoding YaiI/YqxD family protein gives MQIFVDADAFPNVIRDILIKASLRLNIPLIFVANKPLRLEKLPNVSLIMVPEGADVADDRIAQLVQPGDLVITADIPLADRVVAKKAFAINPRGKLYTEHNIKDRLAMRDLLNELRDNGLMTGGPAEFSKKDRQAFANQLDSFLIRQLKLENGAK, from the coding sequence ATGCAGATATTTGTTGATGCGGATGCGTTCCCGAATGTTATCAGAGACATCTTAATCAAAGCATCCTTGCGTTTAAACATTCCCCTGATCTTTGTGGCTAATAAACCGTTGCGCCTGGAGAAATTGCCAAATGTATCCCTGATTATGGTTCCTGAGGGGGCTGATGTGGCTGATGATCGCATTGCCCAATTAGTACAACCGGGCGACCTCGTGATAACAGCCGATATCCCGCTTGCCGACCGGGTAGTCGCCAAAAAAGCTTTTGCTATTAATCCTCGCGGCAAGCTCTACACGGAACACAACATCAAAGATCGGTTGGCCATGCGTGATTTACTCAATGAACTAAGAGATAATGGCCTGATGACAGGCGGTCCTGCTGAGTTTAGCAAAAAAGACCGACAGGCATTTGCCAACCAGTTGGACAGCTTTTTAATCCGGCAGTTAAAATTAGAAAACGGGGCAAAATGA
- a CDS encoding biotin carboxylase yields MRPEMAEMIIRHSFGLDENRPDAVAKRQKKNQRTARANVEDLCDAGSFIEYGALAIAAQRGRRSEEDLISKTPADGMIAGVGSVNGSSFKDDKSRCMVMAYDYTVLAGTQGYFNHKKMDRMLKLAFEQRLPLVLFAEGGGGRPGDVDAIGIMTAGLDLSTFGAFAKLSGRVPLVGVVSGPCFAGNAALLGCCDVIIATKNSNIGMGGPVMIEGGGLGIFKPEEIGPIDVQSQNGVVDIEVADDEEAVAVAKKYLSYFQGTTPQWEAADQLRLRDLIPENNKRAYKVQTVIKALADTDSFLELRPKFGPGIITGFIRIEGRPFGLIANNCMHMAGAIEAEGADKAAKLMQICETHGLPILSLCDTPGFMVGPEIEKRAQVRHVCRMFVIGSHLTVPYFTVVLRRGYGLGAMAMTKGGFHESFFTAAWPTGEFGAMGIEGAIKAGFKKELAAIEDPAQREKLYKQLVDELYKRGKAINMASYLEIDSVIDPADTRKWIMQGIKSVPAQRLPEAGHSFIDPW; encoded by the coding sequence ATACGTCCTGAAATGGCAGAAATGATCATAAGGCATTCTTTCGGCCTTGATGAAAATCGTCCTGACGCAGTGGCAAAACGTCAAAAAAAGAATCAGAGAACAGCCCGCGCCAATGTTGAAGATTTATGCGATGCTGGAAGTTTTATTGAATACGGTGCTCTGGCCATCGCTGCTCAACGAGGGCGGCGCTCTGAAGAAGATTTAATCAGCAAAACTCCCGCCGACGGCATGATTGCCGGTGTCGGCTCGGTAAACGGTTCTTCTTTCAAAGATGACAAATCCCGCTGTATGGTCATGGCCTATGACTACACAGTTCTGGCCGGCACGCAGGGTTATTTTAATCACAAAAAAATGGACCGGATGCTGAAACTGGCTTTTGAGCAGCGCCTGCCTCTGGTTTTATTCGCGGAAGGCGGCGGTGGAAGGCCGGGAGATGTTGATGCTATCGGCATTATGACAGCTGGCCTTGATTTATCCACCTTTGGCGCTTTCGCTAAATTAAGCGGAAGAGTTCCGTTGGTCGGCGTTGTATCCGGACCATGTTTCGCGGGAAACGCGGCTCTGCTGGGATGTTGCGATGTTATTATCGCGACAAAAAATTCCAATATTGGCATGGGCGGACCGGTAATGATTGAAGGTGGAGGTTTAGGTATTTTTAAGCCGGAAGAAATCGGTCCGATAGATGTGCAAAGTCAAAACGGCGTGGTGGATATTGAAGTAGCCGATGATGAAGAGGCGGTCGCTGTCGCCAAAAAATATCTTTCCTATTTTCAGGGAACAACTCCCCAATGGGAAGCTGCTGATCAGCTTCGTCTTCGCGATCTGATTCCTGAAAATAACAAACGCGCTTATAAAGTGCAGACGGTCATTAAAGCGCTTGCCGATACGGATTCGTTTTTAGAGCTACGCCCCAAATTCGGGCCCGGCATTATTACTGGATTTATCCGCATCGAAGGCAGGCCTTTCGGTCTAATTGCCAATAACTGTATGCATATGGCCGGAGCCATTGAAGCGGAAGGCGCGGATAAGGCGGCTAAACTTATGCAGATTTGTGAAACGCATGGTTTGCCGATTTTGTCTTTGTGCGACACGCCCGGTTTTATGGTTGGTCCGGAAATAGAAAAACGCGCGCAGGTGCGCCACGTTTGCCGGATGTTTGTCATCGGCTCGCATTTGACAGTGCCTTATTTCACGGTTGTTCTGCGCCGCGGCTACGGACTAGGCGCAATGGCCATGACCAAGGGAGGTTTCCATGAATCCTTCTTCACGGCCGCCTGGCCGACCGGAGAGTTTGGCGCCATGGGCATCGAAGGGGCCATCAAGGCCGGTTTTAAAAAGGAGTTGGCCGCGATCGAAGACCCGGCTCAACGCGAAAAGTTATATAAACAACTGGTTGATGAACTATACAAGCGCGGCAAGGCCATCAATATGGCTTCTTATCTGGAAATAGATTCTGTTATAGATCCGGCCGATACCCGCAAGTGGATTATGCAGGGCATTAAATCCGTGCCCGCTCAACGATTACCGGAAGCAGGCCATTCTTTTATTGATCCCTGGTAA
- a CDS encoding AMP-dependent synthetase: protein MSQVWNIGYITRQQASLIPNNKAFIFEDEPITFKELNERSNKMANYLQSTGVKKGDRIAVYLQNCPEFIYLFFAVAKLGLIIVPLNLRLVGRELEYQLNNSGSRMLFFHAKFIDNVTKIKNNIQVDEDKYIWLPGSDKDAPDCPDWAVRLHDHFDNFSTNEPVLEEYVFMDDPLGIIYTSGVTGAPKGAVVSHNQSYFKVLSLTGVAAHGIVFLSQLPLFHSGGLFISLLSCVGRGMTMILREKFDPERFCLDIEQYKANVVFALTTMWRLILDSGMLDKVDRSSVFMSIGGGERTPKVLLDKLKEKGIKVGVGYGQTENSAMTVLSYEELQLKPASVGKPREWSDMWIEDADGNKLPPGEIGEIVAIGPKVMSGYWNMPEATAKAIVNGVLHTGDLGYMDAEGYFYIADRAKDMYRSGGENVYPAEIEKVLYDYPRIKHVAIIGIADDKWGETGKAFVVSEDGKPITKEEIHAFLQDKVSKYKYPSHVEMIDEMPMTATGKIMKVALKQKHGVRLDKVD from the coding sequence ATGAGTCAGGTGTGGAATATTGGATACATAACGAGACAACAGGCCAGTTTAATACCGAATAACAAAGCTTTCATTTTTGAAGATGAGCCTATCACATTTAAAGAATTGAATGAACGTTCTAATAAAATGGCCAATTACTTACAGAGCACAGGAGTCAAAAAAGGCGATAGAATAGCCGTTTACCTTCAAAACTGTCCCGAGTTTATTTACTTATTCTTTGCCGTAGCCAAACTTGGTCTTATTATTGTTCCTCTGAACCTGAGGTTGGTAGGCCGTGAGCTTGAATACCAACTAAACAACAGCGGGTCCCGTATGCTTTTTTTCCATGCCAAATTTATCGACAATGTAACCAAAATTAAAAATAATATTCAGGTGGACGAGGACAAATATATCTGGCTGCCCGGCAGTGATAAAGATGCTCCTGATTGTCCCGATTGGGCCGTTCGTCTCCACGATCACTTTGATAATTTTTCCACAAATGAACCGGTTCTGGAGGAGTATGTATTTATGGACGACCCGTTGGGTATTATCTACACGTCGGGAGTTACCGGAGCTCCCAAGGGTGCGGTCGTAAGTCATAATCAGTCTTATTTTAAGGTCTTAAGTTTAACCGGTGTAGCGGCTCATGGCATTGTATTTCTTTCGCAACTGCCGCTATTCCACTCCGGCGGCCTTTTTATCAGTTTATTATCCTGCGTTGGCCGCGGTATGACGATGATCTTGAGAGAAAAATTTGATCCGGAGCGTTTTTGTCTTGATATTGAACAATACAAGGCAAATGTAGTTTTTGCCCTGACCACGATGTGGCGTCTTATTCTGGATTCGGGCATGTTGGACAAAGTCGATCGCAGCAGCGTTTTTATGTCTATCGGAGGCGGTGAAAGAACGCCCAAGGTTCTATTGGATAAATTAAAAGAAAAAGGAATTAAAGTGGGTGTAGGTTACGGACAGACCGAGAATTCGGCCATGACGGTTCTTTCATACGAAGAACTTCAACTCAAACCCGCTTCTGTCGGCAAACCCAGGGAATGGAGCGACATGTGGATTGAAGATGCGGATGGCAATAAACTGCCTCCGGGTGAAATTGGCGAAATAGTGGCTATTGGTCCGAAAGTGATGAGCGGATATTGGAATATGCCTGAGGCAACGGCAAAAGCCATTGTCAACGGTGTGCTCCATACCGGAGATCTAGGTTATATGGACGCAGAAGGGTATTTCTACATTGCGGACAGGGCCAAGGACATGTATCGGAGCGGAGGCGAGAACGTCTATCCTGCTGAGATAGAGAAGGTTCTCTACGACTACCCGAGAATCAAACATGTTGCCATAATCGGTATAGCTGATGACAAATGGGGTGAAACGGGCAAAGCCTTTGTCGTGAGTGAAGACGGAAAACCAATAACTAAGGAGGAAATTCACGCATTTCTCCAGGATAAAGTCAGCAAGTACAAATATCCATCCCATGTTGAAATGATAGATGAAATGCCCATGACAGCGACCGGCAAAATAATGAAGGTCGCTTTGAAGCAGAAGCATGGAGTTCGCCTGGATAAGGTGGATTAA
- a CDS encoding fructose-bisphosphatase class I, whose translation MGEENSDYTKNFVDLRRHMWMEGVEVELRRLIWQIAVVGKYISAKIHESNRKLAGFKNVYGDEQLALDRISDDILKSQLKFSGFVREYASEELEDIVKIGTGKEKYIVTADPLDGSSLVDTNLAIGTIIGIHKESILDSGRRTMVAALYITYGPLITMIYSAGKGTHEFVLDREGEYVLSQENIRLKEKGSIFSPGGLRRDWIPEHLKFVEQLEKDGYKLRYSGGFVPDINQILIKKGGIFTYPALKKSPQGKLRLLFELQPMAFIVEQAGGLATDGNQDILSLKVENVNQLSPIYIGSVTEVQMAKKMLSA comes from the coding sequence ATGGGAGAAGAAAATAGTGATTATACTAAAAACTTCGTTGATTTAAGACGGCACATGTGGATGGAGGGTGTGGAAGTAGAGTTGCGGCGTCTTATTTGGCAAATTGCCGTTGTTGGTAAATATATCTCTGCAAAGATTCATGAGTCCAACAGAAAACTTGCCGGATTCAAGAATGTTTATGGTGACGAGCAACTGGCGCTGGATCGTATTTCCGATGACATATTAAAAAGTCAGTTAAAATTTTCCGGGTTCGTGCGGGAATACGCTTCGGAAGAATTGGAAGATATAGTTAAGATCGGCACCGGCAAAGAAAAGTACATTGTAACGGCCGATCCGCTTGATGGTTCATCGCTCGTCGATACCAATCTGGCTATCGGAACAATTATCGGCATTCATAAAGAGTCCATACTGGATTCCGGCAGAAGAACAATGGTAGCCGCGCTTTATATTACGTATGGTCCGCTGATTACGATGATCTATTCGGCAGGGAAGGGTACACATGAATTTGTTCTCGATCGTGAAGGCGAGTATGTTTTGTCTCAGGAGAATATCAGGCTGAAGGAGAAGGGCTCAATTTTTTCACCGGGTGGATTGCGCCGTGATTGGATACCGGAGCATCTTAAATTTGTCGAACAATTGGAAAAGGATGGTTACAAATTACGTTACAGTGGTGGTTTTGTTCCCGACATTAATCAAATCCTGATAAAAAAAGGTGGCATATTTACTTATCCCGCTCTAAAAAAATCTCCACAGGGGAAATTACGCTTGCTGTTTGAATTACAGCCCATGGCTTTTATTGTAGAACAAGCCGGAGGTCTTGCGACAGACGGTAATCAAGATATTTTATCTTTAAAAGTAGAAAATGTTAATCAGCTCTCGCCGATTTACATTGGCAGTGTGACGGAAGTACAAATGGCGAAAAAAATGTTATCAGCATAA